The window ATTTCTATGAATACAATGTGTTTGCTGATTTGTTGAAGGCTGCACTTCATTACCTTTTGGCTTTGAGAAACTTAACTTTTCTTTTCTCCATTCTTTGTTTGTGGTGGGCAGCTACTACGGCTTTACAAAAACACCTCTTTCTACATATTTTAAAAGACATTCCCATTGTACCTTTCTTGATTAGATTATGGGtcttgttaattttgttttgctATATACTTTTGCCTGTTTTTCTTGTGTGTAGTCCATGGCTGACCAGATTGAGAGCATGGGGGTTATGCTAGAAAACCATCAGAAGGTTTGttcatatgatttttttttttatgtacaaGTCGTTGACTCATTTCTGGTTTTACATGATATCTAACTTCAGTTTTTACGTGGAATGTTACAAACAGCAATTTGAGGAGTTGCAGAATAAATATAATCTCCAGGTTCGACAGTGTTATGATTTGAGTGCCAAGCTTGACTCAACTGAGGTGAGCTATCTTCATACACTCATTTTTATGGTATTTCGGGTATGGACATTTTTTGCTAAAAAAAACTCATTCTAAACCAATGTTGCAGAAAACTTTGAACCATACCACTAAGTTACTTTCTACCACTGAGGAAGAATTGATGAAATGCCGATATGCTTTGAAGGAGAGGGATTTTATCATTTCTGAGCAGAAGAAAGCTGGTCTGTCTGAATCCTTGACTTCTGGAACTTGGTTGTTTTCTGCATATGTGTTTGTTTTGatattgttgaatgcatggCAGAAAATGCTCTGGCTCAGGAAGCATGCAATTTGCAATCTGACTTGGAGAAAGCACTTCATGATAATGCATCCTTGTTTCAAAAAATTGGTTTGTAGCCTTCAACAACCAATTAACTTTGACATTATTTTAATTGTCAAACAACTTTACTAAGTTTTTTATTCATGATGTGATACTATGCAGGTAGAGAGGACAAGCTGAGTGCTGATAATAGGTTGGTAGTGAATAATTACCAGGAAGATCTTGCCAAACAAGTTGGTTCTCTTTGCAAGATGGTGGCAACATCGATGTCTCATCAGAATGAACACCTTCAGTGTGTTGAGAACCTCTGTCATTATTTTTTAAGTGCAAACGTTAAGGTATCATCTGAAACTTTTCCTCGCTTTTCCCTTTACTGAGGTTCATCTATGTTTGGATCCTTTTTCAATGATGTTATCCTGCTTTTTCGACTTCCTAATTTTAGGCGATTATGGACATGAAGAATAAATTGACATCTTCAAGGGCTTTGTATCTTTCTCATATTGAGGCAGTGCAAAATGTTGTGCGTTTGCACAAGGCGAGCTCTAATGCTGGTCTAGAGGAAATTTCATCTTTCGCTTCTTCTAATTTGCAGTCTGTTGAAGAAGTAGGTAGCAATAATGGAGTTTCCCTGTTGCACTTATCAGTTTTGTACCATGAAGATTTCTGTTGTTGCTAACTGTTGATACCaactttatatatttattttcttggATTCAGTTTCTAGCTTCAGAGGCTGGTGAAGCAGCTACAATATTTGAGGATCTTCAGAGCAGTCTCTCAACACAGCAGGGAGAAATGACAGCTTTTGCTAAGGAATTGAAACAGGTCTGACATCTACCTTATTACATTCACATTTTGGTGGCTTTGAAAGTTCTATAATTTAATCTATGAAAATTAAGTTTGTAGAGCATCAATTATTTTGCACAGCATGGAGAAAAAGTATCTTTGCTTTTCAACATCTTATTTGGTTTCTTgccaatttattttattttatttttcctgtATAACAGAGATTCAATTCTAGTATTAAGCAAACACAAGACATTTCTGAGTACTCTCAAGGATTCCTACACAAGCTTTTGGAAGAATCAAAGAGGCTTGAAGATCATGTAGGACAGACCAATGATATTACACTAAATAGCATTGCTGAATTTCAGAAGGCTTATGAGGTATACACAATTCCTGCACAGATAAAATCTGCTTTGATAtatttcttctacaaaatttCTGAGATCCCAAGTGGACGTGTGACACAGGAGCAATCAAAATCTGAGGCAGAGAAGCTTATTGCTGATATCTCTAGTTTAGTCTCCACTCACATGTGCCGTCAGAAAGAGATGGTTTGTTTCTGTTATTGATTTATTATAATTTTCTCTAAATTGAGATTTTTGTTCCATCTAATTCTGAAACAAATGACTGTTGAACTGACAGGTGGATGCCAAGCTTGTTGGTTTCAAAGAAAGTGCTATTGCAGACAAGTCTTTCATGGACGGTCATGTTTCCTCCATGGAGGGTATTACCACAGAAGCGAAAAGAAAATGGCGGGAATTTTCAATGCAAGCAGAAAATGATGCTAAGGATGGTGCTGACTATTCTGCTGCTAAGCATTGTCGCATGGAGGTTCTTCTACAAAAAAGGTAAGTTGGTCTATCATGTTTCATGCCGAGGCTTGATCcatattctttttttcttgaatGCTGATGTTTGTTctgttcttttattttgtagtgtAAGTACGGCTGATTCAGCATTGGAGCACTGGAAAAAGACACAGGAGTCTGTGAATGATATGGGAAATAAACATGTTTCGGCTACGGCATCACTTATCAGGTTCATTaggaattttgtttcttttgcctAAGTTTTGTGTGGGCAACCCCTTTAGTGTTCTTTACAATAATATGTACTGGGGAGATGTTTATAGTTCTTTTAAAACTGTAGATTAATTCTTTAGAAATATCTTGATGCAGGATTGCTTCTGATAGTAACGAGCAGCATGATGTTGAGATCAATTCAGTGAGGGCTGCAGTTGAGCAAGATGTGGCAAAGAATAGTGAGGATGTCCTTCAGCATGTTGATCGTAAGTTTTTTGTTGTCTTATTCTAATATATCTCTACCGGTGATTCTACATATATTCTGAATCTCACTCTAGCAGTGATGAGTTAAAGCAATAAAATTTTTATTGTGTGTATGAAATGTGAgcatgatttaattggtaagCAAGTACGTGCTGTAGTACACACATCAAACCTTTTCATTTCGAAACTGGTTGGTAGACAGATAACATCCATCTGAATCACTGTTTCAAGcatttgaatttgaaaaatgaaattggAGTGCTATAATGAAATGTAGGCAAAGGTTAAACATTAGAGATCTGAATATGTGCGGTATAGTGGTTTTGTATCTGTTTCtgctggttttggttgtttaagatCCATGCGGATTCCCTAAGCATAAGATTTTATCAAAATTGCCTACAGGTATGCATGAGCAGGAGCAGGAATCTATTTCTAAAATCTTGGAGACTATCAAGGCTCATTCAAATACCCTGGAAGCTTTGCGGGAGGACCACTCTGGGAAAGCTGTATCAATTGAGGAGACGGCTCGAGATACCTTCCAGAACCATTATTTGGTGAGCTTTTCTCCACACAACTTATTATGGTGCACTCATCAGTCATGACTATCTTCAGAAGCAGACATGCTTTGTGCTTGAACACATTCTCCTACTTTTGTACCGATATCAGTTCACGAATCATgatttctgttttgatttgtgtagGACTATGAACCTAGTGGATCTACACCGGAAAAGTCTGAGCCGGAAGTTCCAAGCAAGGGCACCATTGAGTCACTTCGAGCCATGCCTATGGAAGCTCTTGTTGAGGAGTTTCGGGAAAACCATTCCTATGAGTCATTGAATGTGAAGGAGTTGAAACCATCGCTTATACCTCGCTCTCCGCTTACACAACTGAACTAAAAGTGGTGCGATCATCATCGCTCGATTACCTGCATGAAATGAAGTTTGTATTTGTATCATTATTATACACTTTTTCTTGCTTTTGAGGAATATATGTAGCAGAATGTAGTGGAAGTTGGGGTGTATTGTTTGTTCCTGGTGCAGTCAGTGTACCAATAAATCCAGTCTTTGGATTTAGCAGTGTAGCTCGATATATATAGGGATGTATATTAGAGGCAGAAAAAACCTACAtctgtttaatttttattccaTCAATGCTGTGTTCAACCACATTTGCCTTTCTTtgcaagttttttttctttcctttttcttttcgcTTTTACGTTGATTTCGTTATCTCCTTCCACGCCGTCCAGGATTTCACGATCACCGCTGGTGCCACcaatctcttcctcttcctctcttctcGAATTCTCTCTTTACCAATGAGTGCAAAATATAGAAATAAAGTTTACAGGATTGTATTTTGCTCCCTAAACCATCGACGGTTAAGAACTCATGAGTAGAAAAGGAATGGTGTTCCAGATGGTAAAATTTTTGAATCTGAATATTTTTCGAAAAATTGGAATGCATTGAAAGGTTCCTAATTTCGTATTCAAAATTTTGCACTGTTCTCCCGGGTCACAAGCCTATTATCCTGTTAAAGGAATACCTACTGCTACTTGTAAACAATTTACCAAAAagaataatttatatttaattaaagtTTTAGCTTCTAAAATCATATATGGGCAATCAAGATCGTTCATATATCTTCGATTAAATTTTCTCGAATTAATATGTTAAGGATATAGGGAAGAGATTTAGCCTAATGTCAGAGTGCCTAAGGTGATAGTTTGGATTGGAAGTCagtgtagacattgaaatttcggtagACACATGGTTTTTGCCACGTATGCCCTGACATGTCGAAACTTTATTTGTGTTGGTGAATATTTATTTcgccgaaatttcgatgtctacagtcaGATATATTGAATCTTTTTTAAGACAAAATAGGATTTCATTACTTCATCAATGTCAAAAGAGGACAGGCATGTGAAGAGGGAATAAATCTTAGCTGGGTAAACCACTTGAAAGAAATGCCAGATGAGGAAAAATAGACGATGGCCTCGAAGCTTTTCAGTACGATTGACCAGGAACCTGCAAACTAACTACTCTCAACACTTTTGAGTCCAATCCACATCGATAACCCTGTTAATTATCAAGACAGAAATCTGACATAGCGCTACCAGATGTGTTGCACTAGAAGTTGAAATTGTCAAAACCGAAACTGCACGAAAATGactgaaatcaaaagtataatTTTAGATACCCTTTGcattgtttttcttaaaaaagtCGTTACTATGTCTATTAATGCAGTTAGAAGTGTCTCACGTTATTATGCTCAACATCAACCACCTTTGCGTGAAACAAGTGTCTCACAtttactatatatataattggagTAGGGTGTGATCATGAATATGCATGAAAGACGGCCTCATACAAGTGCAAGAAAAGTTCTTCTCCTTATTGACCGCTGTGACGAATACCACCTTGTGTCTCGCTGAGCCTAGATCTATATATAGATAACTCAATCCCTATTTATCCAATAGCTCTTCTCTTATCTTTCTCATTGCACGTTGTAAATATGGATATCTTAAGAAAGTTATCTCCAGTTTTTTTATTCGCTTCATGTGTTTTTCTGATCACAAACAACAATGGAGTAGAAGGGTCGCATAGGATTTACTCTAGGCTTCAGAATGTTCCTGCCGGTGAGGTGAACCAAGTCCACAGAACTGCCTACCACTTCCAACCTCCAAAGCACTGGATTAACGGTATTTTTCCAAATCATCATGCTTGGTTTTCTGATCCAGGGTTCATAAATTGTAAATAGAAGTTTATAGATAGGACTTGTTCATAAGTTTTGTATCAGCTGACAGTTTAATCCCGATCTGCATGAAGGAAGAAGCCATCATTGCCCTAACAGATATTTCATGAATAAATGGCAAGCATGCACGTAATTTGTGCCCTCGAAATAATTGTATATGATGGCAACATTCTTAATGAACCTGGAGGTTTCTTCTACTTTTTCTTAATGCTATACGAAAATTAgtgaaaaataattgaaaagtaactggttatttttttggtttgatatTTACATAGGCACTATTGTGCATGTGAGATTTCTTAATTGCTTGTTACTTCCCCTAATACATCATCATAATCACCATGGCAGTACTAATAATTATTCTATATTCCTAAATCTTTTAAAGATCACATTATTTCACTgactcttttgttttgtttccaatTTCCATGGTGGCCAAAAATTGAACAATTCTCTATGGACAGACCCAAATGGTGAGTACCTTTGGAATAATGTTATTTGTATCACATTTTGACGACATTGCTGACTACCTCTTTAATAGAGGTGGACTCCACTTGTGTGTATGAAACTCACCTATAAATATTAGAGAGTTGGTGAGTAATGTGGTAAATAGGGTCCAAATAGAAGTGCTTTTTAGTTAATCCCTTCATTACCTGCTAGTTTTAATCTTTTCCGCTTTGACATGCAAATTGAACAGGGCCCATGTTCTTCAATGGTTTCTACCACTTATTCTATCAATACAATCCCAAAGGTTCAGTGTGGGGAAACATAGTGTGGGCACACTCAGTCTCTAAAGACCTCATCAACTGGGAAGCCCTACCAAACGCCATATTCCCCTCAAAATCCTTTGACATAAACGGCACGTGGTCTGgctccaccaccattctccccGGCAACAGGCCGATCATCCTCTACACTGGCCTCGACAATGACAAGCGTCAGATCCAGAGCTACGCAGTTCCAGTAAACATTTCCGACCCCTACCTTCGTGAATGGGACAAACCCGATGACAACCCCTTAGTCCTCCCTAGCTCGGACATGAATGCGAGCCAATTTCGTGATCCCACGACTGCATGGTGGCATAACGGTCACTGGAGAATGTTGGTGGGTGGCAAAAGAAAGAAATCAGGGATGGCCTGGTTGTATAGGAGCATTGACTTTAAGCATTGGATCAAGGCCAAGCACCCTCTTCACTCTGCTCCCCTAACCGGTATGTGGGAGTGCCCCGATTTTTTTCCCGTTTCCTTGCACGGCAAGAATGGATTGGACACGTCGAGAGTTGGCAACGATGTGAAGCATGTGTTTAAAGTGAGTCTTGATGAAACTAGGTATGAGTACTACACTGTTGGGCAATATGAGCCTGAGACTGAAGTCTATGAGCCGGATAAAACTTCGGCCGACGGCAGGGAGGGATTGAGATTCGATTATGGGAATTTTTATGCTTCAAAGACTTTTTTTGATTCTTCAAAGAACAGGAGGATCTTGTGGGGTTGGGCTAATGAGTCTGATTCAGCTGATGATGACACGGCTAAGGGATGGGCTGGAATTCAGGTATATCATAATTGCTTATTAATTCTAGGCCTAATATTTCTTTTCCCTCTCACTAGTTTTAGAAGGGTCACAATGTTAGGCCGCATTACTTACTACTTACATAATGTTATTGAAACGCACAAAATTGACGCATTTATTTATGTACTCTTAAATAAAAATAGCTGACATGTTGACATGCTCACTTTCTAATAAAGTTTTGGAAGAATCACAATGACCACAATATTGGGGACAATAATGTTATTTTAGACACATTTGCTGACACATTCTCTaataaaaatgagaattttATTGTATACGGGGGTCAACACGTATCAGAGAGAGTGCCAACAAATGTGTCCGTTGTCTATAAACCAATTGATCCTACATACCTCTATCAATATGATCTACAATTTAGTCGAAACAAGTTATTGTTTTCTATAATTAACTAGCAATATAATTATATGTAGAACTACATGGAGATcccttaatgttt is drawn from Malus domestica chromosome 14, GDT2T_hap1 and contains these coding sequences:
- the LOC103454064 gene encoding beta-fructofuranosidase, insoluble isoenzyme 1-like yields the protein MDILRKLSPVFLFASCVFLITNNNGVEGSHRIYSRLQNVPAGEVNQVHRTAYHFQPPKHWINDPNGPMFFNGFYHLFYQYNPKGSVWGNIVWAHSVSKDLINWEALPNAIFPSKSFDINGTWSGSTTILPGNRPIILYTGLDNDKRQIQSYAVPVNISDPYLREWDKPDDNPLVLPSSDMNASQFRDPTTAWWHNGHWRMLVGGKRKKSGMAWLYRSIDFKHWIKAKHPLHSAPLTGMWECPDFFPVSLHGKNGLDTSRVGNDVKHVFKVSLDETRYEYYTVGQYEPETEVYEPDKTSADGREGLRFDYGNFYASKTFFDSSKNRRILWGWANESDSADDDTAKGWAGIQAIPRTLWLDPSGKQVLQWPVEELETLRGQKVDLNDIKNMRQGKLVQVKGITAAQADVDVTFTLESLDKAEEFDPNWEKLDAESVCALKRSNVPGGVGPFGLATLASQNLEEFTPVFFRVFKTKENKHKVLMCSDAKSSTLRPFDIKQYRPSFAGYVDVDLAAEKKISLRSLIDHSVVESFAAGGKTCILSRVYPTLAIKDDAQLFVFNNGTEPVTVQTLAAWSMNAPKQMNQNLEF
- the LOC103424263 gene encoding kinesin-like protein KIN-5C, with amino-acid sequence MSGRHEKEKGVNVQVLLRCRPFSEDELRSNAPQVITCNEYQREVAVSQNIAGKHIDRVFTFDKVFGPNAEQRDLYEQAVIPIVHEVLEGFNCTIFAYGQTGTGKTYTMEGECKRAKTGPNGELPPGAGVIPRAVQQIFDTLEGQNAEYSVKVTFLELYNEEITDLLAPEELSRASLEDKQKKQLPLMEDGKGGVLVRGLEEEIVTSANEIFTLLERGSSKRRTAETLLNKQSSRSHSLFSITIHIKEATPEGEELIKCGKLNLVDLAGSENISRSGAREGRAREAGEINKSLLTLGRVINALVEHLGHIPYRDSKLTRLLRDSLGGRTKTCIIATVSPAVHCLEETLSTLDYAHRAKNIKNKPEVNQKMMKSTLIKDLYGEIERLKAEVYAAREKNGVYIPKERYYQEESERKSMADQIESMGVMLENHQKQFEELQNKYNLQVRQCYDLSAKLDSTEKTLNHTTKLLSTTEEELMKCRYALKERDFIISEQKKAENALAQEACNLQSDLEKALHDNASLFQKIGREDKLSADNRLVVNNYQEDLAKQVGSLCKMVATSMSHQNEHLQCVENLCHYFLSANVKAIMDMKNKLTSSRALYLSHIEAVQNVVRLHKASSNAGLEEISSFASSNLQSVEEFLASEAGEAATIFEDLQSSLSTQQGEMTAFAKELKQRFNSSIKQTQDISEYSQGFLHKLLEESKRLEDHVGQTNDITLNSIAEFQKAYEEQSKSEAEKLIADISSLVSTHMCRQKEMVDAKLVGFKESAIADKSFMDGHVSSMEGITTEAKRKWREFSMQAENDAKDGADYSAAKHCRMEVLLQKSVSTADSALEHWKKTQESVNDMGNKHVSATASLIRIASDSNEQHDVEINSVRAAVEQDVAKNSEDVLQHVDRMHEQEQESISKILETIKAHSNTLEALREDHSGKAVSIEETARDTFQNHYLDYEPSGSTPEKSEPEVPSKGTIESLRAMPMEALVEEFRENHSYESLNVKELKPSLIPRSPLTQLN